One window of the Acidimicrobiia bacterium genome contains the following:
- the hemL gene encoding glutamate-1-semialdehyde 2,1-aminomutase, with protein sequence MTADPTAEDWLRRATAVIPGGVNSPVRAFESVADHPAFAASAKGATITTIDGEILVDFIASWGALIFGHADDDIVDAITNAARKGTSFGVPTTLEVELAELIVSLVPAVDVVRMVNSGTEATASAIRVARAATGRAGIVKFEGCYHGHADPFLVKAGSGAATLGEPDSPGVPAATVADTRVARFNDLDSVRSHFAAKDIAAVIVEPVAGNMGVVPPEPEFLPGLRRLCDEHGALLVFDEVMTGFRVARGGAQERYGVTPDLTTLGKIVAGGTPAAAYGGRADLMGMVAPSGPVYQAGTLAGNPIAVAAGLACLRKIVARDDLYDRIEEIGAALDDALARALVDLSIPGCVQRVGGMLTLFLGPDRVRSWDDAATVDRDRFGAFFRAARRNGVLLPPSPFEALFVMEAHRDALDSTIEALVDALAEVK encoded by the coding sequence ATGACCGCAGACCCCACCGCCGAGGACTGGCTGCGACGCGCCACCGCCGTGATCCCCGGCGGCGTCAACTCGCCAGTCCGTGCCTTCGAGTCCGTCGCCGACCACCCGGCCTTCGCCGCCAGCGCCAAGGGCGCCACGATCACCACGATCGACGGTGAGATTCTCGTCGACTTCATCGCCTCGTGGGGAGCGCTCATCTTCGGACATGCCGACGACGACATCGTCGACGCCATCACAAATGCGGCTCGCAAGGGCACCTCGTTCGGTGTGCCGACCACCCTCGAGGTAGAGCTCGCCGAACTCATCGTGTCCCTGGTTCCGGCCGTGGACGTCGTTCGGATGGTCAACTCGGGTACCGAGGCGACGGCATCGGCGATCAGGGTGGCTCGGGCCGCCACCGGGCGGGCCGGGATCGTCAAGTTCGAGGGCTGCTACCACGGCCACGCCGACCCCTTCCTGGTGAAGGCGGGGAGCGGGGCGGCGACCCTCGGGGAGCCGGACAGCCCCGGCGTTCCAGCGGCCACAGTCGCCGACACCCGGGTGGCGCGGTTCAACGACCTGGACAGTGTGCGGTCGCACTTCGCGGCAAAGGACATCGCCGCGGTGATCGTCGAACCGGTTGCCGGGAACATGGGAGTGGTGCCGCCCGAACCCGAGTTCCTGCCGGGTCTGCGTCGACTGTGCGACGAACACGGGGCGCTGCTCGTCTTCGACGAGGTCATGACGGGTTTCCGGGTCGCTCGCGGCGGCGCACAGGAGCGCTACGGCGTCACGCCCGACCTCACCACCCTGGGCAAGATCGTGGCCGGAGGCACGCCGGCGGCTGCCTACGGGGGACGAGCCGATCTCATGGGCATGGTGGCTCCGAGCGGGCCGGTATACCAGGCGGGCACCCTGGCGGGGAATCCCATCGCGGTCGCCGCGGGCCTCGCCTGCCTACGCAAGATCGTCGCTCGGGACGACCTCTACGATCGGATCGAGGAGATCGGAGCGGCGCTCGATGACGCCCTGGCCCGGGCGCTCGTCGACCTGAGCATCCCCGGCTGCGTGCAGCGGGTCGGCGGCATGCTCACGCTGTTCCTCGGACCCGATCGGGTGCGCTCGTGGGATGACGCCGCCACCGTGGACCGCGACCGGTTCGGCGCCTTCTTCAGAGCGGCGCGGCGCAACGGCGTGCTGCTGCCCCCGTCGCCGTTCGAAGCCCTGTTCGTGATGGAGGCACACCGCGACGCACTGGACTCGACCATCGAGGCGCTCGTCGACGCGCTCGCCGAGGTGAAGTGA
- the hemB gene encoding porphobilinogen synthase gives MTYPVGRSRRLRRSAALRRMVAETRLHPASFVLPLFAVPGTDVRKPIDSMPGHAQLSVDRLVEVATDARDARVGGVMLFGIPTAKDPRGSGAWDPDGPVPTAIRALKEAVPDLVVWADVCLCEYTDHGHCGVIAGDTVDNDATLPLLAQTAVAYADAGADVIAPSDMMDGRVGAIRSALDGAGHPELAICSYAVKYASAYYGPFREAAESAPSFGDRRSHQMDPANRREARVEVERDLAEGADMVMVKPAGPYLDVVADVRARVDVPVAAYQVSGEFSMIRAAAERGWIDGERIMIESLTGIARAGADVILTYFAVEAARALENS, from the coding sequence ATGACCTACCCGGTCGGCCGGTCGCGACGGCTGAGGCGCTCGGCGGCGCTGCGGCGCATGGTGGCCGAGACGAGGCTCCATCCGGCGTCCTTCGTGCTGCCGCTCTTCGCCGTGCCTGGCACCGACGTCCGCAAGCCGATCGACTCGATGCCCGGCCACGCGCAACTCTCCGTCGACCGACTCGTCGAGGTGGCCACCGACGCCCGCGACGCCCGAGTAGGCGGGGTGATGCTGTTCGGGATCCCCACGGCCAAAGACCCCCGTGGATCCGGGGCCTGGGATCCCGACGGCCCGGTCCCCACGGCCATCCGGGCGCTCAAAGAGGCCGTTCCCGACCTCGTGGTGTGGGCCGACGTCTGCCTGTGCGAGTACACCGACCACGGCCACTGTGGGGTGATCGCCGGTGACACCGTGGACAACGACGCCACCCTGCCGCTGCTCGCCCAGACAGCCGTCGCCTACGCCGACGCCGGGGCCGACGTCATCGCACCCTCGGACATGATGGACGGACGGGTCGGGGCGATCCGGTCCGCTCTCGACGGCGCCGGGCATCCCGAGCTGGCCATCTGCTCCTACGCGGTCAAGTACGCCAGCGCCTACTACGGGCCGTTTCGGGAAGCGGCCGAGTCGGCACCATCGTTCGGCGACCGGCGAAGCCACCAGATGGACCCCGCCAATCGGCGCGAAGCGCGGGTCGAAGTGGAACGCGATCTCGCCGAGGGCGCCGACATGGTGATGGTGAAACCGGCGGGGCCGTACCTCGACGTGGTCGCCGACGTGCGAGCCCGCGTCGACGTACCGGTCGCCGCCTATCAGGTGTCCGGGGAATTCTCGATGATCCGGGCCGCCGCCGAGCGCGGATGGATCGACGGGGAGCGGATCATGATCGAGTCGCTCACCGGCATCGCCCGCGCCGGGGCCGACGTGATACTCACCTACTTCGCCGTCGAAGCCGCACGCGCACTGGAGAACTCATGA
- a CDS encoding uroporphyrinogen-III synthase — MSRVAITTAPDRAEAAAAPYRAHGLEPVLLPCVRIAPAAESVISDIRHQAAGATWLVATSPRAIAIVWPDGAMPSVPVAAVGSVTARAVTDAGGTVGLVGSVGAFELAAGLGEGDGTVVFPHAAGTDPGVFNAITSAGWNLFERAVYETMPVAPPDADVDAVAFASPSSIRGWSMAKPLEGLVIGVIGPTTARALAEYGGVPDLIAEPPSHQGLATLMAAHLTERVDR; from the coding sequence GTGAGCCGGGTCGCCATCACCACCGCCCCGGACCGCGCCGAAGCGGCTGCCGCCCCCTACCGCGCTCATGGCCTCGAGCCCGTCCTCCTGCCGTGCGTTCGCATCGCACCCGCTGCGGAAAGCGTGATCTCCGACATCCGCCACCAGGCAGCCGGAGCCACCTGGCTGGTGGCGACCTCGCCACGAGCCATCGCCATCGTGTGGCCCGACGGGGCGATGCCGTCAGTCCCGGTCGCCGCCGTCGGGTCGGTAACCGCCCGGGCAGTCACCGACGCCGGCGGGACGGTGGGACTCGTCGGATCGGTCGGCGCCTTCGAGCTGGCGGCCGGACTCGGTGAGGGTGACGGCACGGTGGTGTTCCCCCACGCCGCCGGTACCGATCCCGGCGTCTTCAATGCGATCACCTCGGCAGGGTGGAACCTGTTCGAGCGGGCGGTGTACGAGACGATGCCGGTCGCGCCGCCGGACGCTGACGTCGACGCCGTGGCCTTCGCCTCACCGTCGTCCATCCGGGGATGGTCGATGGCGAAGCCGCTCGAAGGGCTGGTGATCGGTGTCATCGGCCCCACGACGGCCCGGGCGCTGGCAGAGTACGGCGGGGTTCCCGACCTGATCGCCGAGCCTCCCAGTCATCAGGGGCTGGCGACGCTGATGGCCGCGCATCTCACAGAAAGGGTCGACAGATGA
- the hemF gene encoding oxygen-dependent coproporphyrinogen oxidase, giving the protein MSTPIDRTSVEARYRDLQDVLCRSLEEIDGGSRFTTDTWERTGGGGGTTRILTGDGPIEKAAVNVSAVWGTPPQQLADGMAAGAKEFFASGLSTIVHPSNPHAPTFHANIRYFETDDAAWFGGGSDLTPYYLYDEDARHFHGVLKETCGRHPVADYPAWKTACDAYFHLRHRGEARGVGGIFFDHLTDDLPAVWAFQQDLGDHLAASYIPILERRIDTPYGAEQIEWHEVRRGRYVEFNLVWDRGTRFGIETDGRTESILASLPPRARWVYDHQPERGSPEAELLEMVRGEPRDW; this is encoded by the coding sequence GTGAGCACCCCCATCGACCGCACCAGCGTCGAGGCCCGGTACCGCGACCTCCAGGACGTCCTGTGCCGGAGTCTCGAGGAGATCGACGGTGGGTCCCGGTTTACGACGGACACCTGGGAGCGCACCGGTGGCGGCGGTGGCACCACCCGGATCCTCACCGGAGACGGCCCCATCGAGAAGGCGGCGGTCAACGTGTCCGCGGTCTGGGGGACACCTCCCCAACAGCTCGCCGACGGGATGGCGGCAGGTGCCAAAGAGTTCTTCGCCAGCGGGCTGTCGACGATCGTCCACCCCTCCAACCCCCACGCCCCCACCTTCCACGCCAACATCCGCTACTTCGAAACCGATGACGCCGCCTGGTTCGGGGGCGGTTCCGACCTGACCCCGTACTACCTCTACGACGAGGACGCCCGCCACTTCCACGGGGTGCTCAAAGAGACCTGCGGCCGCCACCCCGTGGCCGACTACCCGGCGTGGAAAACGGCCTGCGACGCGTACTTCCATCTCCGGCATCGGGGGGAAGCCCGGGGGGTCGGTGGCATCTTTTTCGACCACCTGACCGACGACCTCCCGGCGGTGTGGGCCTTCCAGCAGGACCTGGGCGACCACCTGGCAGCCTCCTACATCCCCATCCTCGAACGCAGGATCGACACCCCCTATGGAGCGGAACAGATCGAGTGGCACGAGGTCCGGCGGGGCCGCTACGTCGAGTTCAACCTCGTGTGGGACCGCGGGACGAGGTTCGGCATCGAGACCGACGGGCGCACCGAATCGATCCTGGCTTCCCTCCCCCCGAGAGCCCGCTGGGTGTACGACCACCAACCGGAACGCGGCTCACCGGAGGCCGAACTGCTGGAGATGGTCCGGGGAGAGCCCCGCGACTGGTGA
- the hemC gene encoding hydroxymethylbilane synthase — MSDLVLATRGSALALAQTRLVAEALQAAHRGLTVTVLEVTTQGDRDRTTPVTELTEMGAFVRAVQQAVLDGSADLAVHSCKDLPTAGPDGLVAFYPKRAAPWDVLCGTTLDDLPRGGRVGTGSPRRAAQLGVLRPDVEMAEIRGNVGTRLDQVDRGDFDAIVLAEAGLRRLGMEDRIAHRFSLEEMVPAPAQAAIAVEGREGSSASELAAAIDDATTRRAVEAERSLLARTGAGCRAALGALATTDDSGITLTAFVHDEAGTRRARVTGSDPDEASRLAQERLGL, encoded by the coding sequence ATGAGTGACCTGGTGCTCGCAACCCGCGGGTCGGCCCTGGCGCTGGCCCAGACCCGTCTCGTCGCCGAGGCGCTCCAGGCGGCTCACCGGGGTCTGACGGTGACCGTCCTCGAAGTCACCACACAAGGCGATCGCGACCGCACGACGCCGGTGACCGAACTGACCGAAATGGGGGCTTTCGTCCGGGCGGTGCAGCAAGCGGTACTCGACGGCTCCGCCGACCTCGCCGTCCACTCCTGCAAAGACCTGCCCACCGCCGGCCCCGACGGCCTCGTCGCCTTCTACCCGAAGCGGGCTGCGCCGTGGGACGTGCTGTGCGGCACCACCCTCGACGACTTGCCGCGGGGTGGGAGGGTCGGAACCGGTAGCCCGCGACGAGCCGCCCAGCTCGGCGTGCTGCGTCCGGATGTCGAGATGGCGGAGATCAGGGGCAACGTCGGCACCCGGCTCGACCAGGTCGACCGCGGCGACTTCGACGCCATCGTCCTCGCCGAAGCCGGACTGCGCCGGCTCGGCATGGAGGACCGGATCGCTCATCGGTTCAGCCTCGAGGAGATGGTCCCGGCCCCCGCCCAGGCAGCGATCGCCGTCGAAGGACGGGAGGGGTCGAGCGCCTCCGAACTCGCCGCCGCCATCGACGATGCCACCACCCGGCGGGCCGTGGAGGCCGAACGGTCGCTGCTGGCGCGCACGGGAGCGGGATGCCGTGCCGCGCTGGGCGCCCTCGCCACCACTGACGACAGTGGGATCACCCTCACCGCCTTCGTCCACGACGAAGCCGGGACCCGCCGAGCCCGCGTCACCGGCTCGGACCCCGACGAGGCGAGCCGACTCGCACAGGAAAGGCTCGGCCTGTGA